In Natronomonas halophila, one DNA window encodes the following:
- a CDS encoding DUF7405 family protein yields the protein MTRRYTPTRRRFLKAAVAVGGTAGLSACLDITDEPVPEGVDDPSTLPARQHAWRDAMATDEHGNPVLPQHHAFLYIDLDESGEPSDETRAAVDEALSVLDRAYERSSAGLLYSIGYSPAYFQRYGAAPEGVDLPEPRALSDFESPDFDTQDALLQVASDRADVVLEAEEALFGDGETANGIDAVAFPGTVAERRTGFIGKGMPAERADEVDGIPEDADVPEAAKLFMGFDAGFRGNQATEEYVTIEDGPFAGGTTKHVSHLQQRLGRWYGDNDHDSMVKKLFSTRLVGDVEGVGDNLGDNSGVVPEDIESLVGEANDHGAIGHAQKMAAANRDDEGNIRTVRRHVESTDEGVASLHFPSLQQGISTFEEVREAMNAADVVAETPAIRQRVNNGILRYIFVKHRGNFLVPSREQRALPRPDGSV from the coding sequence ATGACACGTCGGTACACGCCGACCCGCCGACGCTTCCTGAAGGCCGCCGTTGCAGTCGGCGGCACCGCGGGACTTTCGGCCTGCCTCGATATAACCGACGAGCCGGTCCCCGAGGGCGTCGACGACCCCTCGACCCTCCCCGCCCGCCAGCACGCGTGGCGGGATGCGATGGCCACCGACGAGCACGGCAACCCAGTCCTGCCGCAGCACCACGCCTTCCTCTATATCGACCTCGACGAGTCGGGCGAACCGAGCGACGAGACGCGAGCGGCCGTCGACGAGGCGCTTTCGGTCCTCGACCGGGCCTACGAGCGCTCGTCGGCCGGCCTGCTCTACTCCATCGGCTACTCGCCGGCCTACTTCCAGCGCTACGGGGCCGCCCCCGAGGGCGTCGACCTCCCCGAACCGCGCGCGCTCTCGGATTTCGAAAGCCCCGATTTCGACACGCAGGACGCTCTCCTGCAGGTGGCCTCCGACCGCGCGGACGTCGTGCTGGAGGCCGAAGAAGCCCTCTTCGGCGACGGCGAGACGGCCAACGGCATCGACGCGGTTGCCTTCCCCGGAACGGTCGCCGAGCGGCGAACGGGCTTTATCGGCAAAGGGATGCCCGCCGAACGCGCCGACGAAGTCGACGGCATTCCCGAGGACGCCGACGTGCCGGAGGCCGCCAAACTGTTCATGGGCTTCGACGCCGGCTTCCGGGGCAACCAGGCCACCGAGGAGTACGTCACCATCGAGGACGGCCCCTTCGCCGGCGGGACGACGAAGCACGTCAGCCACCTCCAGCAGCGCCTCGGCCGCTGGTACGGCGACAACGACCACGACAGCATGGTCAAGAAACTGTTCAGCACCCGTCTGGTCGGCGACGTCGAGGGCGTCGGCGACAACCTCGGCGACAACAGCGGCGTCGTTCCCGAGGACATCGAGAGCCTCGTCGGGGAAGCCAACGACCACGGCGCCATCGGCCACGCTCAGAAGATGGCCGCGGCCAACCGCGACGACGAGGGCAACATCCGGACGGTCCGCCGCCACGTCGAATCCACCGACGAGGGCGTCGCCAGCCTCCATTTCCCGAGCCTCCAGCAGGGCATCTCCACCTTCGAGGAGGTCCGCGAGGCGATGAACGCCGCCGACGTCGTCGCCGAAACGCCGGCCATCCGCCAACGGGTCAACAACGGCATCCTCCGCTACATCTTCGTCAAACACCGCGGGAACTTCCTCGTCCCCTCGCGGGAGCAGCGCGCGCTCCCGC